Proteins encoded by one window of Rutidosis leptorrhynchoides isolate AG116_Rl617_1_P2 chromosome 7, CSIRO_AGI_Rlap_v1, whole genome shotgun sequence:
- the LOC139859435 gene encoding E3 ubiquitin-protein ligase RSL1-like gives MMRKVNRTPQHNPHHDQQQSEYQLHQLSSSSLTTPFTCEICIEPVTLPNTNFRNSNKCVHPYCTDCIIKYIQVKLEDNVSDIKCPSLTCNHSLDPLSCRPKIAHQLFDKWCDVLCESYVLAFDRVYCPNRDCSALIVNECGTAGDLKRCVCPKCKKPFCFKCKIPWHAGYRCDESGEMRDANDVAFGVLSEQEKWMRCPVCRLCVELVKGCTAIYCRCGIKFCYRCGKQIGGQLCNCQKTPTFLSWLDHLSLFYGSESHTVNGSSSGLVDVNVEASDFSRVLFNGSSLGHGLVDSESASELGNLYNVDPNGVACSLADFLTVAKKFDRNKDKRLIDSDVCTDGSNITSVSPFGSLLLAFSFN, from the exons CTGTGAAATTTGCATAGAACCAGTGACACTACCCAACACAAACTTTAGGAACAGTAACAAATGTGTTCACCCATACTGCACTGACTGTATCATCAAATACATTCAAGTGAAGCTAGAAGACAACGTATCTGATATCAAGTGTCCATCCCTAACTTGTAACCACTCGTTAGATCCATTATCCTGTCGACCCAAAATTGCACACCAACTGTTTGATAAATGGTGTGACGTGCTATGTGAGTCGTACGTGTTAGCTTTTGACAGAGTTTATTGTCCTAACAGAGATTGTTCAGCTTTGATTGTTAATGAATGTGGTACTGCTGGTGATCTGAAACGATGTGTGTGCCCTAAATGCAAGAAACCTTTTTGTTTTAAGTGTAAAATTCCATGGCATGCTGGTTATAGGTGTGATGAGAGTGGGGAGATGAGAGATGCAAACGATGTCGCGTTTGGTGTTCTTTCTGAACAGGAGAAGTGGATGAGGTGCCCTGTGTGTCGACTTTGTGTTGAACTTGTTAAAGGTTGTACCGCTATTTATTGCAG ATGTGGAATTAAGTTTTGCTACAGGTGTGGGAAACAGATTGGTGGTCAATTGTGCAACTGTCAAAAAACACCTACATTTTTAAGTTGGCTAGATCACTTGTCGCTG TTCTATGGTTCCGAGTCGCATACCGTGAATGGTTCGAGTAGTGGTTTGGTTGATGTGAATGTGGAGGCTAGTGATTTTAGTAGGGTCTTATTCAATGGGTCTTCTTTGGGGCACGGTTTGGTTGATAGCGAATCGG CTAGCGAATTGGGCAATCTTTATAACGTGGACCCAAATGGTGTTGCTTGTAGTTTGGCGGATTTCCTAACCGTCGCAAAAAAGTTTGATAGGAATAAAGATAAGAGGCTAATTGATTCCGATGTGTGCACCGATGGCTCAAACATTACTTCGGTCTCTCCTTTCGGGTCTCTCCTTTTGGCTTTTTCGTTTAATTAA